One Osmerus mordax isolate fOsmMor3 chromosome 26, fOsmMor3.pri, whole genome shotgun sequence DNA segment encodes these proteins:
- the si:ch73-40i7.5 gene encoding amyloid-beta A4 precursor protein-binding family A member 3 isoform X1 has product MESDNCPAKEFCSSSSDAQSNLNCNGDSVVEGGHLASNAASRIPNPEFEDLDSFNLIEPPPLDWRSDSSSEAGSVREMDDPTFSPSSVTVDTPESGSALPPDVSDAAVLPGVNQGELVEKLPEDNMEHSYGTREQVEEQGGDEKVEEAENFRDEEFEKVEERRPGDEDHTRIQVLLNRLQLIGESPLHEDSTPRNPSLQYAASSDLNPSDPSLTTGGGTLPVAPLHNQASGLLFSESHQRDLVGLLECTEIGAPQHLEAQAARGPRGDIDAVVSVSYNQEDGERFWDHYGNGQHRPRNDSMVSLPEDEDEVPEPVWMKLGEEPPEEAGAAEGIEQRAEDHPAYKDVPGPCDPEDLLDGVIFGANYLGSTQLKSDKNPSTNARMAQAQEAVDRIKAPEGESQPTTEVDLFISTQRIKVLSADTQEAMMDHSLQMISYIADIGSIVVLMARRKPAGRKEREASQAANSSGPQKKCCMICHVFTSADAQVIAQAIGQAFGVAYQQFLQANGIKASELRPSEYSDYLGTQELYNGDLVHFSDSDNIREVTISKAPGEIMGLAVVESGWGSILPTVVVANLLHGGPAERSGALSIGDRIMSVNGTSLVGLPIATCQSIIRDLKNQDGVKLSIVHCPPVTMAIIKRPDPKFQLGFSVEDGIICSLMRGGIAERGGIRVGHRIIEINGQSVVATPHDKIINILTNAVGEIHLKTMPASTYRLLTGQEQPIFL; this is encoded by the exons ATGGAATCCGATAACTGCCCTGCCAAAGAGTTCTGTTCCTCATCATCAGACGCCCAATCAAACCTCAACTGTAATGGAGATTCTGTCGTAGAGGGAGGTCACCTTGCCTCTAATGCTGCTTCTAGAATTCCTAACCCTGAGTTCGAGGACTTGGACTCTTTTAACCTCATAGAGCCCCCTCCACTGGACTGGAGATCTGACTCATCCAGCGAAGCTGGGTCTGTCCGCGAGATGGATGACcctaccttctctccctcctccgttaCCGTGGATACGCCTGAAAGTGGGTCGGCACTGCCCCCGGATGTGAGTGATGCTGCTGTTTTACCTGGAGTCAACCAGGGGGAGCTGGTAGAGAAACTGCCAGAAGATAACATGGAGCATAGTTATGGCACTAGAGAACAAGTGGAGGAACAGGGTGGAGATGAGAAGGTGGAAGAGGCAGAGAACTTTCGCGATGAGGAATTTGagaaagtggaggagaggaggcctggTGATGAAGACCACACTCGCATCCAAGTTCTCCTGAACCGACTCCAACTCATTGGAGAAAGCCCTCTCCATGAGGATTCAACACCTAGAAACCCTTCGCTGCAATACGCTGCCTCTTCTGACTTGAACCCTTCTGACCCTTCTCTAACGACAGGTGGTGGCACACTGCCTGTAGCTCCATTACATAACCAAGCCTCAGGGTTGCTGTTCTCAGAAAGCCACCAGCGAGACCTTGTAGGACTGCTGGAGTGTACAGAGATAGGGGCTCCTCAGCATCTAGAGGCCCAGGCTGCTAGAGGCCCTAGGGGGGACATAGATGCCGTTGTTTCAGTCTCCTACAACCAGGAAGACGGCGAGAGGTTTTGGGATCACTACGGGAACGGCCAGCATCGCCCCAGAAATGACTCCATGGTTTCCTTaccagaggatgaggatgaagtTCCAGAACCAGTGTGGATGAagctgggggaggagcctcCAGAAGAGGCAGGTGCAGCGGAGGGCATTGAGCAG AGGGCTGAGGACCACCCAGCCTATAAAGATG TGCCTGGCCCTTGTGACCCTGAGGACTTGTTGGATGGGGTTATATTTGGAGCTAACTACCTGGGTTCCACTCAGCTGAAGTCTGACAAGAACCCCTCTACCAACGCCCGCATGGCACAGGCCCAGGAGGCTGTGGACAGAATAAAA GCTCCAGAGGGGGAGTCCCAGCCAACGACAGAGGTGGACCTCTTCATCTCCACTCAACGCATTAAAGTGCTCAGTGCAGACACACAG GAGGCTATGATGGACCACTCTCTCCAGATGATCTCCTACATAGCAGACATCGGGAGCATAGTCGTCCTGATGGCACGCAGGAAGCCGGCCGGCCGGAAAGAGCGAGAAGCCAGCCAAGCGGCCAACTCCTCTGGCCCGCAGAAGAAATGCTGCATGATCTGCCACGTGTTCACCTCCGCTGAT GCCCAGGTTATAGCTCAGGCCATTGGACAGGCCTTCGGCGTAGCCTATCAGCAGTTCCTCCAAGCCAACGGGATCAAGGCCAGTGAACTGAGGCCCAGCGAGTACAGTGACTACCTGGGCACACAAGAGCTTTACAACGGAGACCTGGTGCACTTCTCTGACTCAGACAACATCAGAGAG GTCACCATCTCCAAGGCTCCGGGGGAGATCATGGGGCTGGCGGTGGTAGAGTCTGGCTGGGGCTCCATCCTGCCCACCGTGGTGGTGGCCAACCTGCTCCACGGGGGGCCCGCCGAGCGCAGCGGGGCCCTCAGCATCGGAGACCGCATCATGTCCGTCAATGGGACCAGCCTGGTGGGCCTCCCCATAGCCACCTGCCAGAGCATCATCCGA GATTTAAAAAACCAAGATGGTGTAAAGCTCAGCATCGTCCACTGCCCTCCCGTCACCATGGCAATCATCAAGCGGCCCGACCCCAAATTCCAGCTGGGTTTCAGTGTGGAGGATGGCATT ATATGCAGCTTGATGAGAGGAGGCATCGCTGAGAGAGGCGGCATCCGTGTTGGTCACCGCATCATAGAGATTAACGGCCAGAGTGTGGTCGCCACACCGCATGACAAGATCATAAACATACTGACTAATGCTGTCGGGGAG ATCCACTTGAAGACTATGCCTGCCTCGACGTACCGTCTCCTGACAGGACAAGAACAGCCCATATTTCTCTGA
- the si:ch73-40i7.5 gene encoding amyloid-beta A4 precursor protein-binding family A member 3 isoform X2: MESDNCPAKEFCSSSSDAQSNLNCNGDSVVEGGHLASNAASRIPNPEFEDLDSFNLIEPPPLDWRSDSSSEAGSVREMDDPTFSPSSVTVDTPESGSALPPDVSDAAVLPGVNQGELVEKLPEDNMEHSYGTREQVEEQGGDEKVEEAENFRDEEFEKVEERRPGDEDHTRIQVLLNRLQLIGESPLHEDSTPRNPSLQYAASSDLNPSDPSLTTGGGTLPVAPLHNQASGLLFSESHQRDLVGLLECTEIGAPQHLEAQAARGPRGDIDAVVSVSYNQEDGERFWDHYGNGQHRPRNDSMVSLPEDEDEVPEPVWMKLGEEPPEEAGAAEGIEQRAEDHPAYKDVPGPCDPEDLLDGVIFGANYLGSTQLKSDKNPSTNARMAQAQEAVDRIKAPEGESQPTTEVDLFISTQRIKVLSADTQAMMDHSLQMISYIADIGSIVVLMARRKPAGRKEREASQAANSSGPQKKCCMICHVFTSADAQVIAQAIGQAFGVAYQQFLQANGIKASELRPSEYSDYLGTQELYNGDLVHFSDSDNIREVTISKAPGEIMGLAVVESGWGSILPTVVVANLLHGGPAERSGALSIGDRIMSVNGTSLVGLPIATCQSIIRDLKNQDGVKLSIVHCPPVTMAIIKRPDPKFQLGFSVEDGIICSLMRGGIAERGGIRVGHRIIEINGQSVVATPHDKIINILTNAVGEIHLKTMPASTYRLLTGQEQPIFL, encoded by the exons ATGGAATCCGATAACTGCCCTGCCAAAGAGTTCTGTTCCTCATCATCAGACGCCCAATCAAACCTCAACTGTAATGGAGATTCTGTCGTAGAGGGAGGTCACCTTGCCTCTAATGCTGCTTCTAGAATTCCTAACCCTGAGTTCGAGGACTTGGACTCTTTTAACCTCATAGAGCCCCCTCCACTGGACTGGAGATCTGACTCATCCAGCGAAGCTGGGTCTGTCCGCGAGATGGATGACcctaccttctctccctcctccgttaCCGTGGATACGCCTGAAAGTGGGTCGGCACTGCCCCCGGATGTGAGTGATGCTGCTGTTTTACCTGGAGTCAACCAGGGGGAGCTGGTAGAGAAACTGCCAGAAGATAACATGGAGCATAGTTATGGCACTAGAGAACAAGTGGAGGAACAGGGTGGAGATGAGAAGGTGGAAGAGGCAGAGAACTTTCGCGATGAGGAATTTGagaaagtggaggagaggaggcctggTGATGAAGACCACACTCGCATCCAAGTTCTCCTGAACCGACTCCAACTCATTGGAGAAAGCCCTCTCCATGAGGATTCAACACCTAGAAACCCTTCGCTGCAATACGCTGCCTCTTCTGACTTGAACCCTTCTGACCCTTCTCTAACGACAGGTGGTGGCACACTGCCTGTAGCTCCATTACATAACCAAGCCTCAGGGTTGCTGTTCTCAGAAAGCCACCAGCGAGACCTTGTAGGACTGCTGGAGTGTACAGAGATAGGGGCTCCTCAGCATCTAGAGGCCCAGGCTGCTAGAGGCCCTAGGGGGGACATAGATGCCGTTGTTTCAGTCTCCTACAACCAGGAAGACGGCGAGAGGTTTTGGGATCACTACGGGAACGGCCAGCATCGCCCCAGAAATGACTCCATGGTTTCCTTaccagaggatgaggatgaagtTCCAGAACCAGTGTGGATGAagctgggggaggagcctcCAGAAGAGGCAGGTGCAGCGGAGGGCATTGAGCAG AGGGCTGAGGACCACCCAGCCTATAAAGATG TGCCTGGCCCTTGTGACCCTGAGGACTTGTTGGATGGGGTTATATTTGGAGCTAACTACCTGGGTTCCACTCAGCTGAAGTCTGACAAGAACCCCTCTACCAACGCCCGCATGGCACAGGCCCAGGAGGCTGTGGACAGAATAAAA GCTCCAGAGGGGGAGTCCCAGCCAACGACAGAGGTGGACCTCTTCATCTCCACTCAACGCATTAAAGTGCTCAGTGCAGACACACAG GCTATGATGGACCACTCTCTCCAGATGATCTCCTACATAGCAGACATCGGGAGCATAGTCGTCCTGATGGCACGCAGGAAGCCGGCCGGCCGGAAAGAGCGAGAAGCCAGCCAAGCGGCCAACTCCTCTGGCCCGCAGAAGAAATGCTGCATGATCTGCCACGTGTTCACCTCCGCTGAT GCCCAGGTTATAGCTCAGGCCATTGGACAGGCCTTCGGCGTAGCCTATCAGCAGTTCCTCCAAGCCAACGGGATCAAGGCCAGTGAACTGAGGCCCAGCGAGTACAGTGACTACCTGGGCACACAAGAGCTTTACAACGGAGACCTGGTGCACTTCTCTGACTCAGACAACATCAGAGAG GTCACCATCTCCAAGGCTCCGGGGGAGATCATGGGGCTGGCGGTGGTAGAGTCTGGCTGGGGCTCCATCCTGCCCACCGTGGTGGTGGCCAACCTGCTCCACGGGGGGCCCGCCGAGCGCAGCGGGGCCCTCAGCATCGGAGACCGCATCATGTCCGTCAATGGGACCAGCCTGGTGGGCCTCCCCATAGCCACCTGCCAGAGCATCATCCGA GATTTAAAAAACCAAGATGGTGTAAAGCTCAGCATCGTCCACTGCCCTCCCGTCACCATGGCAATCATCAAGCGGCCCGACCCCAAATTCCAGCTGGGTTTCAGTGTGGAGGATGGCATT ATATGCAGCTTGATGAGAGGAGGCATCGCTGAGAGAGGCGGCATCCGTGTTGGTCACCGCATCATAGAGATTAACGGCCAGAGTGTGGTCGCCACACCGCATGACAAGATCATAAACATACTGACTAATGCTGTCGGGGAG ATCCACTTGAAGACTATGCCTGCCTCGACGTACCGTCTCCTGACAGGACAAGAACAGCCCATATTTCTCTGA
- the pex11g gene encoding peroxisomal membrane protein 11C: protein MQESLESLVNVLESYRGRDKVIRTICYGSQLVGGVLTQKTEGSAQLGKSLLLFSAQLSQCRTVLRLFDDLSMLAYSHRYGLGAREEDPGLRWMSVLNNLADQLYYPCEHIAWAADTELIKVKSDKWWLFSTVLWGTSLLLGILRSVRVITLLKKNIRKCERAREVDRSEGSVPSPSQLRRKMRAEVLCVLSSMADLSNAIHWMPPGFLWAGSFPNWLVGLMGTTSSLIGLIQMSDGGA, encoded by the exons ATGCAAGAGTCTTTAGAATCGCTTGTGAATGTTCTAGAGTCGTACCGAGGAAGAGACAAAGTG ATAAGGACAATATGCTATGGGTCTCAGTTGGTCGGTGGAGTCCTAACTCAGAAGACAGAGGGATCCGCGCAACTTGGAAAGAGTCTGCTACTGTTCTCAGCCCAGTTAAGTCAGTGCAGAACTGTTCTCCGACTCTTCGATGACCTCTCCATGCTGGCTTACTCCCATCGCTATGGTTTAGGAGCTAGG gaagaagaccctggtcTGCGCTGGATGTCTGTGCTGAACAATCTTGCTGACCAGCTCTACTACCCCTGCGAACACATCGCATGGGCTGCCGACACAGAGCTCATTAAGGTCAAGTCTGATAAGTGGTGGCTGTTCAGCACAGTGCTATGGGGCACGTCTCTGCTTCTGGGAATACTCAG GTCTGTAAGAGTCATTACGCTCCTGAAGAAAAATATCAGAAAGTGCGAGAGGGCCAGAGAAGTCGACCGCAG TGAGGGCAGTGTGCCCAGCCCATCTCAGCTTCGGAGGAAGATGAGAGCGGAGGTCCTCTGTGTCCTGAGCAGCATGGCTGATCTAAGCAACGCCATTCATTGGATGCCTCCTGGATTCCTTTGGGCTGGAAGCTTTCCTAATTGGCTGGTGGGACTGATGGGCACCACCTCCTCTTTGATAGGTCTCATCCAGATGAGTGATGGCGGTGCCTAG
- the si:ch73-40i7.2 gene encoding FYN-binding protein 1 produces the protein MEEAVDVKALRARFHAKAEISDSSRDSGSPKSPLPAFGIGGLLAEGGVTANGVARKKIPAVVPSPPPGRDSFPVVPRLPRHMRNDAGSGSSPRPQLPQGVFPRLHASTPPPPHGARTKALPPPFPPSEVAETASKVKLTGAMLQNKMLKHQGPSPAKPGSSGPPLLPSQKIRSEVVPLRRPLPPERLRPLKPKRPPHVNLDQHQGNKRVPPTPPERTGMRRTDGSSSSGSSSLSLSGLVSPTGPPRPPNKPSSLPRHHTPAFEEGDVEETYDDIDLPPPPPPHMRSFDKSESWKDSGSSQFEVESDESEVYDTIDEEQGATSSSSNRKTEREMKRLKEQELKNQEKIHKKEKEYKKKFKLSDEVMVIHTATVRHDWQGDKHDLSVQQGEIIEIIRIENNPVGMWLGRTMTGNYGYISISCVDLNYEEIKRKYRDSRQLNPFPLPPPPPDPPQDGDIYYDVDSSDHKNSMNETDEDYDDVEQLFKECPPPPLEISLDPKSEKELRTKFKLNGPIKVLHTMMVDLNANIKKPGGKDLAVVQGDILEVIQITNKKKALCRNSRGKYGYVPRAHLLQMEGDVYDDVDNINEIYDNDHVR, from the exons GAGGAGGCTGTAGATGTGAAAGCGCTTAGGGCCAGGTTTCACGCCAAGGCTGAGATCAGTGACAGCAGTAGAGACAGTGGCTCTCCAAAATCTCCTCTGCCAGCGTTCGGGATCGGCGGTCTTTTGGCCGAGGGTGGCGTTACTGCAAACGGGGTGGCCAGAAAAAAAATTCCGGCTGTggttccttcacctcctcctggaCGAGACTCCTTCCCAGTTGTCCCAAGGTTGCCCAGGCACATGAGGAATGACGCAGGGAGCGGTTCCTCCCCGAGGCCCCAGCTGCCTCAGGGAGTCTTCCCTCGCCTCCACGCCTCCACGCCTCCACCACCTCATGGCGCAAGGACCAAAGCACTTCCACCGCCTTTTCCGCCTTCTGAAGTCGCAGAGACGGCAAGCAAGGTAAAGCTCACTGGAGCGATGCTGCAGAACAAGATGCTGAAGCACCAGGGGCCGTCGCCAGCCAAGCCAGGCTCCAGCGGCCCCCCACTGTTGCCCAGCCAGAAGATCCGGTCGGAGGTGGTCCCCCTTAGGAGGCCCTTGCCTCCAGAGAGACTCAGGCCCTTGAAACCCAAGCGCCCCCCCCATGTCAACCTGGATCAACACCAGGGAAATAAAAGGGTTCCACCTACCCCACCAGAACGCACAGGGATGCGGAGGACTGATG GTTCTTCCTCCTCAGGCAGCAGTAGCTTATCCCTGTCTGGATTGGTCAGTCCTACTGGGcctcccagaccccccaacAAACCCAGCAGCCTTCCACGCCACCACACCCCTGC ATTTGAGGAAGGAGACGTTGAAGAAACATATGATGACATTGACctgccacctccacctccacctcataTGAGAAGCTTTGATAAGAGTG AATCTTGGAAAGACAGTGGTTCTTCACAATTTGAGGTG GAAAGTGATGAAAGTGAGGTCTATGACACTATCGATGAGGA GCAGGGTGCAACATCCAGCAGTTCAAACAggaagactgaaagagagatgaagcgACTTAAAGAACAGGAATtgaaaaatcaggaaaaaatacataaaaaggaAAAGGAATACAAAAAGAAATTCAAG CTGTCAGATGAAGTGATGGTTATTCACACTGCCACGGTCCGACATGACTGGCAAGGTGACAAACATGATCTAAGTGTCCAACAAGGAGAGATCATTGAGATCATAAGGATCGAGAATAACCCTGTTGGCATGTGGTTAGGCCGCACAATGACTGGCAACT ATGGCTACATTAGTATATCATGTGTGGATTTGAACTATGAGGAAATCAAACGTAAATACCGCGATTCCCGACAACTTAATCCTTTCCCgctgcctccaccaccacctgacCCTCCGCAGGATGGTGATATCTATTATGACGTGGACTCCTCAGATCATAAGAACAG TATGAACGAGACTGATG AGGACTATGATGACGTCGAACAACTGTTCAAGGAgtgtccacctccccctcttgaAATAAG CCTTGATCCCAAATCGGAGAAGGAGTTGAGGACAAAGTTTAAG CTTAATGGACCTATAAAGGTGCTGCACACCATGATGGTTGATTTGAATGCCAACATTAAGAAGCCTGGAGGGAAGGATTTAGCTGTGGTTCAGGGAGACATCCTGGAAGTTATTCAGATCACTAACAAGAAGAAAGCCCTCTGTCGAAACAGTCgtgggaaat ATGGATATGTGCCTAGAGCTCATCTTCTTCAGAT GGAAGGGGATGTATATGACGATGTTGACAACATTAATG AAATATATGACAACGACCATGTGCGCTAA